In a single window of the Drosophila albomicans strain 15112-1751.03 chromosome 3, ASM965048v2, whole genome shotgun sequence genome:
- the LOC117566528 gene encoding uncharacterized protein LOC117566528 — MKFSKNRDFSQPGRTTSKMNLRIFRGILVIFVAVQIKKARSEEYDTSKIFTNNLSLCDGVADKVFLPYIGDCQKYYLCWDGKDYEKKCDDGYYFNAYNQSCSRKSDNCPPKCELNKLTTFSYSRTCNKYVLCYYEIPVLRTCHDNLQYNPKTDRCDFAQYVDCVDNECSRFDEANELSYLPSKASCDKYYLCAKGVPVNYTCTAGLHFSTKCNCCDYPEKSNCQITAINRNIQPFSRTPLKKVDSLCPASGVHFLAHNQRRDAYNYCVDGHGITLDCTPGLWYDAKVQECREPKYIEDQSSATKICVVFGKKLKLSDWSFLDDKRRVSLQIGKIKVKLLLPLYGLLLCGLVQCSVGQTVATSTTKSPPDLVAPIEEDEEEIADELVAEVAKYGVVLNGVDLCGNIATKTFLPFVGNKHYYINCKNQKISSVGNCNIASIREEHCEGITDCSIVFDYKLQICTTNDTVDKMTFMKECEPKVLSSFCYDRTCTKYVLCFYNTPVLRECQDGLQYNSKTDRCDFPEFVDCVENKCSQEETPYNITYVASKASCEKYFICANGQANEQECSSGLYFDDTCPCCKVKDQVDCTLQSAQQRNIKPFSRSPPQRADIICPPQGVHFYAHKRRRDAYYYCVQGNGITLDCTPGLLYDVKTRECREPKYIA, encoded by the exons ATGAAGTTTTCGAAGAATAGAGACTTCAGTCAACCTGGAAGAACGACGAGCAAAA TGAACTTACGGATATTTCGCGGGATCTTAGTGATCTTTGTGGCTGTTCAAATAAAGAAAGCCAGAAGTGAAGAATATGATACGAGTAAAATTTTTACTAACAACTTGTCCCTTTGCGATGGTGTGGCCGATAAAGTATTTCTACCCTATATAGGAGATTGTCAAAAGTATTATCTATGCTGGG ATGGAAAAGATTATGAAAAGAAATGTGACGATGGATATTATTTCAATGCGTATAATCAGAGTTGCAGCCGCAAATCTGACAATTGTCCACCCAAATGTgaacttaataaattaacaacatttaGCTATAGTCGAACGTGCAATAAATATGTTCTCTGTTATTATGAAATCCCGGTGCTGAGAACATGCCACGATAATTTGCAGTACAATCCGAAGACGGATCGTTGTGATTTCGCCCAATATGTGGACTGTGTGGATAACGAATGCTCGAGATTCGATGAAGCCAATGAACTGAGCTATTTGCCCAGCAAAGCATCCTGTGACAAATATTACTTGTGTGCCAAGGGCGTACCCGTAAACTACACTTGCACGGCAGGATTACATTTCagcacaaaatgcaattgttgtgACTACCCGGAAAAATCGAATTGCCAA ATTACTGCAATTAATCGCAATATTCAGCCGTTTTCTCGCACACCATTGAAGAAAGTCGACAGCTTGTGTCCAGCTAGTGGAGTTCATTTCTTGGCCCACAATCAGCGTCGGGATGCCTACAACTATTGCGTAGATGGTCATGGTATTACCCTGGATTGCACACCGGGGTTGTGGTATGATGCAAAGGTTCAAGAGTGCCGAGAACCCAAATATATTGAGgac caaTCATCAGCTACCAAAATTTGCGTTGTCTTCGgtaaaaaactgaaattatcTGATTGGAGTTTTCTGGATGACAAGCGCAGAGTCAGCTTGCAAATTGGAAAGATAAAAG tGAAGTTATTGTTGCCCCTTTATGGATTGCTCCTATGCGGTTTGGTCCAGTGTTCAGTGGGCCAAACAgttgcaacatcaacaacaaaatcaccACCGGATTTGGTGGCACCAATAGAGGAAGATGAAGAGGAGATTGCGGATGAATTAGTTGCAGAAGTTGCAAAATATGGTGTAGTTCTGAATGGCGTCGATTTGTGCGGAAATATTGCAACCAAAACTTTTCTACCATTTGTCGGCAATAAACACtattatattaattgcaaaa ATCAGAAAATTTCTTCTGTTGGCAATTGTAATATCGCGTCAATAAGGGAGGAACATTGCGAGGGTATAACAGATTGCTCAATCGTATTCGATTACAAGTTGCAAATATGCACCACAAATGATACTGTGGATAAGATGACATTTATGAAAGAATGCGAACCAAAAGTATTGTCAAGTTTTTGCTATGATCGCACCTGCACAAAATACGTTCTATGTTTTTACAACACGCCAGTGTTGAGGGAATGCCAGGATGGCTTACAGTACAATTCGAAGACAGACCGTTGTGATTTTCCTGAATTTGTGGACTGTGTGGAAAACAAATGCTCGCAAGAAGAAACCCCTTATAATATTACATATGTGGCCAGCAAGGCTAGCTGTGAGAAATACTTCATTTGCGCCAATGGCCAAGCCAATGAACAAGAATGCTCAAGTGGATTGTACTTTGATGATACTTGCCCGTGTTGCAAGGTCAAGGATCAAGTTGACTGCACG TTGCAATCTGCTCAACAACGGAACATAAAGCCCTTCTCTCGATCGCCGCCACAACGTGCTGATATTATTTGTCCGCCGCAAGGAGTTCACTTCTATGCTCACAAGAGACGCCGCGATGCCTATTACTATTGCGTACAAGGTAATGGTATTACATTGGATTGCACGCCAGGTCTGCTGTACGACGTCAAGACTCGCGAATGCCGTGAACCCAAATACATTGCCTAA
- the LOC117570623 gene encoding peritrophin-1, with protein sequence MAFQLFAVLCFATLFGHGFAAVNICSNVTDNLFLPSVNSCSEYYLCIGQTAISRNCSNNTYFDARDQQCADVSEVRCLPKCPAQGLSTFGYDRTCTKYVMCFGGTPVIRQCSDGLQYNAQIDRCDFPQYVDCVDNLCVRNNNANAIVYIASKARCNKYFVCLDGQPINQTCASGLQYNPEAQSCDFPSRVNCTVETLQRNIQPYSKVPPRSADIRCPKEGAHFFAHKTRKEAYYYCLNGRGVTLDCTPGLVYDAKLEECREPQFVVGA encoded by the exons A TGGCTTTCCAACtgtttgctgtgctgtgctttgCCACGCTTTTTGGTCATGGTTTCGCTGCCGTCAACATTTGCTCCAATGTCACCGACAATCTCTTCCTGCCGAGTGTGAACAGCTGCTCCGAATACTATTTGTGCATTG gccAGACAGCCATTTCTCGCAACTGTTCAAATAATACTTATTTCGATGCTCGTGATCAGCAGTGTGCGGATGTCTCCGAGGTGCGTTGCCTGCCCAAATGTCCGGCTCAAGGCTTGAGCACATTTGGCTACGATCGCACCTGCACCAAGTATGTGATGTGCTTTGGCGGCACACCGGTGATACGTCAATGTAGCGATGGTCTGCAGTACAATGCGCAGATCGATCGTTGCGATTTTCCCCAATATGTCGACTGTGTGGATAATCTTTGTGtgcgcaacaacaatgccaatgcGATTGTCTATATTGCCAGCAAAGCACGCTGCAACAAGTACTTTGTCTGTCTCGATGGCCAGCCCATCAATCAAACCTGTGCCAGTGGCCTGCAATACAATCCCGAGGCTCAAAGCTGCGACTTTCCCTCACGCGTCAATTGCacg GTGGAGACACTGCAACGCAACATTCAACCCTACTCGAAGGTGCCACCACGCTCCGCTGACATTCGTTGCCCCAAGGAGGGCGCACATTTCTTTGCCCACAAGACTCGCAAGGAGGCTTACTATTACTGCTTGAATGGTCGCGGTGTCACTCTGGATTGCACTCCTGGTCTGGTGTACGATGCCAAGCTGGAGGAATGCCGCGAACCCCAATTTGTTGTGGGTGCCTAA
- the LOC117570621 gene encoding serine-rich adhesin for platelets: protein MVNELNKPQDNSALSELLAASNRQLQEMQEEHRQLQEELSRLSVQRQQLRQATREHHSQVTSSSTSTVVSSSGSQIASESLSATDEAAAVQQTDAASAVGEEEDNEETANYLQEKLAEIANLKAQFKRVQNITDSTKLIEQHLSSVESQSSSTVMKSKQTKTVESIQSSSSTSSTSTSRSAQSLEAATSATSATSEARATPDNAELLNAMINMVTDFTSDLRGQEESLRAERLRIKSLKEEIIQRKQSKE from the exons ATGGTCAACGAGTTGAATAAACCTCAAGATAATTCCGCATTGAGCGag cTTTTGGCGGCCTCCAACCGTCAGCTGCAGGAAATGCAAGAAGAACATCGCCAGCTGCAAGAGGAATTGTCTCGTCTCAGTGTGCAGCGCCAGCAATTAAGACAAGCGACCCGAGAACATCATTCACAGGTCACTTCctcatcgacatcgacagtGGTTAGTTCATCTGGGTCACAAATCGCCTCAGAGTCACTTTCTGCTACAGATGAAGCGGCTGCAGTGCAGCAAACAGATGCTGCCTCCGCCGTCGGAGAGGAGGAGGACAATGAAGAGACCGCCAATTATCTGCAGGAAAAGCTGGCGGAGATTGCCAATCTGAAGGCGCAATTCAAGCGTGTACAGAACATTACGGACTCTACAAAACTGATCGAGCAGCACTTGTCCTCCGTGGAGTCACAATCATCGTCAACTGTGATGAAGAGCAAACAAACCAAGACCGTGGAATCCATTCAATCTAGCAGCAGCACGAGCAGCACCAGCACCAGCAGAAGTGCTCAATCCTTGGAGGCAGCCACATCTGCCACTTCGGCCACATCGGAAGCACGTGCTACTCCTGACAATGCGGAACTGTTGAATGCCATGATTAATATGGTAACGGATTTCACAAGCGATTTGCGTGGTCAAGAGGAAAGCTTGAGGGCGGAACGTCTGCGCATCAAGTCGTTGAAGGAAGAAATTATTCAgcgcaagcaaagcaaagaataa
- the LOC117570601 gene encoding LOW QUALITY PROTEIN: putative uncharacterized protein DDB_G0271606 (The sequence of the model RefSeq protein was modified relative to this genomic sequence to represent the inferred CDS: deleted 2 bases in 2 codons), which yields MAPTPPVKLIMKNDSDSSRSTGAVPKQATAATTTTPPATTTNSTTSPVSTNTSSSSATSRSVTNRARNAALIKKQQEQREQEQLPPPLPPAPFKALNDLLERATVRKSQIALQIQAQHQQHREALRQLVAEHSYDSTDQQQRYCFPVRPVQRVQHQQQPSTTTATTTPAAATLQRLRPTTATTPAAATVGVVTPHTNNGNEEQQSITSSSSNNNNNLPQLPHTVLQNLIRRTFGTPSNNPTRAQLEFLRTLLGLDVNWNSRELTAGSLEEQLNKMVHEINPHSANQDEGIVNSTSLEDVALSEMSDNRAQSIQSLHSVMETPTPDTAPSFDELQQRLDASNRNMQNLQEEQQKLLQIQNMAKTHLNEMEQLRQHAARLPHSGDGDAPNYESVQQVQDDMASLVGRMKNLTAFIHNQNELSSVLGDDGPEILAEQQALQEKLESLRTQREDMRELVNELNSINMTARQSARNAAAAQRQARKEASPPKPVVAKPSNERVVPIEYQRTAPVLRQEAADAAQRALHAQAMINQKTADIDALKAQMAKLKGMLNTVNQIDQSTPSVGTTLERLSAERGQLPIEQRVHDLDDVTTELRAEAALLQKERERIIELKAEIERRKQQAAAAVQLGEDALQRVSLTPTPTPSRQREVEQEEQQELQEKQQFKLPSNSELRAECDQLREEFERTKREYAALYANNISSSNNNSNNTNTNTTSEADDEGNDDTDSDRYFGHVCNSSSTTLKRAPSASTVVEKQQYQQQQQQRRNQQQQQQQQQQPQQQLPQSQPPAPAARSISNNEEELNMTIDSLSMGNDSIQSGSARSQYMLPPLPASVHGMWNSHNTTNGWHSQPSYVPATSSNVPAAPLAPPTSSNASSSNPTSDAVLLQQFMQTQQMLINSVCQCNQTLWHQQREIDNLNNQIHVLQDRLNAATCQDHAYSLRSESVPPANLPLTGGLAPNNLCLGGSNRAQSEQLYGFGSSHQSAFSNYHRSSHRNNIYSSNDPHQQQTYLNNAAPPPPPPQAPTAPQATHYNNETPLSPGSYRASPGPIFMNHHNNTIHQNNANLRTQNQHANNLHSLPETGVLPPTLNNQVPPGNRANNYWDNFRSYTRQNLLSNKSNEELNVEHQYRQIQRQRQRPSYFQPHPPAHSARSSSSMMLQQQQPQQQQQQHRHFYESTAPQQLHNSSNSNNLNNSSSSRDWREDARNDDDDVEEEDNNDATIFGVGSGSTARRRNRRRQQLPTQRDDDGVAAAAHWSSNLLNMNVNSPLYQRNKLPAKPTTSAVSLTPVQQRHLRFDFSVPTTQYMDYDLPDIQAIPAAPLYNVTRQESATAADESNATLEQTEDTASEELNRNLLVNALKNDKFTTKFYESIKEDVYRRLETLFEQQQQQQQQQQQQQQQEQQQQQKQQQQVPQQQLPQEQQPSEQQVYNDVHSLRKTINQGQANSVPPVEELRLNGTTEATESGSETPPQSQSVNDRPEDEESLPAVADVVAAAATALISQPEHCETAAAIPVVDNEDQIIEVVIERPASPVASIELAPDHELIDYIIKRIRNQTHNNTVINDSLLAEVSKLTANAAQNSAASWAPNTTSPLISPKRIYAKIKKMELPRQRDEFLLWYRTYLEQLFVVEQPHNGCTTKSKTKEERGASKKQSNKRVRAQSHSQDSNNDADLAEADQKKVSLNGNDHECENNENPEEEASAAAAESSLDNK from the exons ATGGCGCCGACTCCGCCCGTAAagttaataatgaaaaacgaCAGCGATTCAAGTCGCAGTACCGGTGCAGTGCcaaaacaagcaacagcagcgacaacaacaacaccgccagcaacaacaacaaattcaacaacATCGCCGGTAAGCACAAATACTTCATCTTCATCGGCCACAAGCCGTTCGGTCACCAATCGAGCTCGTAATGCAGCGCTAATCAagaagcaacaagaacaacgggAACAGGAGCAGCTGCCACCGCCCTTGCCCCCTGCACCTTTCAAGGCCTTAAAT GATCTCCTGGAACGTGCCACAGTGAGAAAGTCACAGATAGCGCTGCAAATTCAGgctcagcatcaacagcatcgTGAGGCACTGCGTCAACTGGTTGCCGAGCACAGTTACGACTCAACAG ATCAACAGCAACGTTATTGCTTTCCCGTACGTCCAGTGCAACGTgtacagcatcagcaacaaccgtcgacgacaacggcaacaacaacaccagcagccGCAACTTTGCAGCGTTTGCGtcccacaacagcaaccactCCCGCTGCTGCCACCGTAGGTGTCGTCACACCCCACACAAACAACGGCAACGAGGAGCAACAATCCATcactagcagcagcagcaataacaataacaatcttCCGCAGCTGCCGCACACAGTGTTGCAGAATTTGATACGCCGTACTTTCGGCACACCGAGTAATAACCCAACGCGGGCACAGCTCGAATTCTTGCGCACTTTGCTTGGCTTGGATGTCAATTGGAATAGTCGAGAACTCACAGCAGGCTCATTAGAAGAA CAATTGAACAAAATGGTGCATGAAATCAATCCGCATTCTGCTAACCAGGACGAGGGCATTGTGAATTCAACTAGCCTCGAGGATGTTGCATTAAGTGAG ATGAGCGACAATCGTGCCCAGTCCATACAATCGCTGCACAGTGTAATGGAGACTCCGACACCGGATACAGCACCCAGCTTCGATGAGCTGCAGCAACGCTTGGATGCCTCCAATCGCAATATGCAGAACTTGCAGGAGGAGCAACAGAAGCTgctgcaaatacaaaacatgGCCAAAACACATCTGAATGAAATGGAGCAGCTGCGTCAACACGCTGCTCGCTTGCCGCACagtggcgatggcgatgctcCCAACTACGAATCGGTGCAGCAGGTGCAGGATGACATGGCCTCGCTAGTAGGTCGCATGAAGAATCTCACGGCTTTCATACACAATCAAAACGAACTGAGCAGCGTGCTGGGCGATGATGGTCCCGAGATTTTGGCCGAGCAGCAGGCGCTGCAAGAGAAACTAGAATCGTTGCGTACGCAACGCGAGGACATGCGTGAATTGGTCAACGAGTTAAACAGCATCAATATGACGGCTAGGCAGAGCGCACGtaatgctgctgcagctcaGCGGCAAGCAAGGAAAGAGGCATCGCCACCAAAACCAGTTGTGGCTAAGCCCAGCAATGAGCGTGTGGTGCCAATCGAGTATCAACGCACAGCGCCAGTTTTGCGCCAGGAAGCCGCCGACGCAGCACAGCGTGCTCTCCACGCACAGGCCATGATCAACCAAAAGACGGCGGACATTGATGCGCTCAAGGCACAAATGGCCAAGCTTAAAGGCATGCTAAATACGGTCAATCAGATTGACCAGAGCACGCCCAGCGTAGGCACAACCTTGGAGCGTCTGAGCGCCGAGCGCGGTCAGTTGCCTATTGAGCAGCGTGTGCATGATCTGGACGATGTGACCACAGAGTTGCGTGCCGAAGCGGCTTTGTTGCAAAAGGAACGCGAACGCATTATTGAATTGAAGGCAGAGATTGAACGTcgcaagcagcaggcagctgcagcagtgcAACTCGGCGAGGATGCATTGCAACGCGTCAGTTTGACGCCAACACCGACACCAAGCAGGCAACGTGAGGTGGAGCAAGAAGAGCAGCAGGAACTGCAGGAAAAACAACAGTTTAAGCTGCCCTCGAATAGTGAATTGCGCGCCGAATGCGATCAACTGCGCGAGGAGTTTGAACGCACCAAGCGCGAGTATGCGGCATTGTATGCGAACAAcattagcagcagcaacaacaacagtaacaatacGAACACAAACACCACCTCGGAAGCGGATGATGAGGGCAATGATGACACCGATAGCGATAGATACTTTGGACATGTGTGCAATTCATCTTCAACAACATTAAAGCGTGCGCCATCAGCTAGCACTGTAGTGGAGAAGCAGCaatatcaacagcagcagcaacagcgacgcaatcaacaacagcagcagcaacaacaacagcaaccacaacaacagttgccgcAATCGCAGCCACCAGCGCCCGCTGCACGTTCAATTTCCAATAACGAGGAAGAGTTGAACATGACGATTGATAGTCTGTCGATGGGCAATGACAGCATTCAATCGGGTAGCGCCAGATCGCAATATATGTTGCCCCCGCTTCCCGCTTCAGTGCATGGCATGTGGA ACTCGCACAATACCACCAACGGTTGGCACTCGCAGCCATCTTATGTGCCAGCCACGAGCAGCAATGTGCCAGCTGCCCCACTGGCTCCGCCAACATCATCGAATGCTTCCAGCAGCAATCCTACATCGGATGCTGTGTTGCTGCAACAATTCATGCAAACACAGCAGATGCTCATCAATTCGGTCTGCCAGTGCAATCAGACGTTGTGGCATCAGCAGCGCGAGATCGACAATCTAAACAATCAAATTCATGTG TTGCAAGATCGCTTGAATGCCGCTACCTGTCAGGATCATGCTTACAGCTTGCGCTCGGAGTCTGTACCGCCGGCAAATCTGCCACTCACTGGTGGTTTGGCACCCAACAACTTGTGTCTGGGCGGCAGCAATCGCGCCCAATCCGAGCAGCTATATGGCTTTGGTTCGAGCCATCAGAGTGCGTTTAGCAACTATCATCGCAGCAGTCATCGCAACAACATATACAGCAGCAACGATCCTCATCAACAGCAGACCTATTTGAACAATGCTgcaccaccgccgccaccaccTCAGGCACCAACAGCTCCGCAAGCAACGCACTACAACAATGAGACGCCATTGTCGCCGGGCTCATATCGTGCCAGTCCTGGTCCGATATTTATGAATCATCACAACAATACCATCCACCAGAACAATGCCAATTTGCGTACACAGAATCAGCATGCGAATAATTTGCATTCGTTGCCCGAGACTGGAGTGTTGCCGCCCACGCTGAACAATCAGGTGCCGCCGGGCAATCGGGCCAATAACTATTGGGATAATTTCCGAAG CTATACGCGTCAGAATTTGCTCTCTAACAAAAGCAACGAGGAACTCAATGTGGAGCATCAGTATCGCCAAATACAGCGACAACGCCAACGCCCCAGTTACTTTCAGCCGCATCCGCCAGCACATTCCgctcgcagcagcagcagcatgatgctgcaacagcaacaaccacaacagcagcaacagcagcatcggcACTTTTACGAGTCCACGGCACCGCAGCAActacacaacagcagcaacagcaacaatttgaataacaGCTCAAGCAGTCGCGATTGGCGCGAAGATGCAcgcaacgatgacgatgatgtgGAGGAGGAAGACAAT AATGATGCAACAATCTTTGGTGTTGGCAGTGGCTCAACTGCCAGACGACGCAATCGTCGCCGCCAGCAGCTGCCCACGCAGCGGGACGATGATGGCGTCGCCGCAGCTGCCCACTGG TCATCCAATTTGCTCAACATGAATGTGAACAGTCCGCTGTATCAGCGCAACAAATTGCCAGCCAAACCGACCACTTCGGCGGTGTCTCTGACGCCCGTGCAACAACGTCATCTGCGCTTCGACTTCTCCGTGCCCACCACACAGTACATGGACTATGACTTGCCTGATATACAAGCAATACCAGCTGCTCCCTTGTATAATGTGACGAGACAAGAGTCTGCTACTGCAGCAGATGAATCAAATGCAACGTTAGAGCAGACTGAGGACACGGCATCCGAAGAGCTCAATCGCAATTTGCTGGTCAACGCATTGAAAAATGATAAATTCACCACAAAGTTTTACGAGTCGATTAAAGAGGATGTTTACCGCCGATTGGAAACACTCTtcgagcaacagcagcagcagcaacaacagcagcaacagcaacaacaacaggagcagcaacaacagcagaagcaacaacagcaagtccCGCAACAGCAATTGCCACAGGAGCAGCAACCAAGCGAGCAACAGGTTTACAATGATGTGCACAGTCTACGCAAGACAATCAATCAGGGGCAGGCAAACAGTGTACCACCTGTTGAGGAGTTACGACTGAATGGCACCACGGAGGCCACAGAAAGTGGCAGCGAAACGCCACCGCAGTCGCAATCGGTTAACGACAGACCAGAGGATGAGGAAAGCTTGCCGGCAGTAGCAGAcgttgttgcagcagcagcaacagcgttAATTTCACAGCCAGAGCACTGCGagacagcagctgcaattcCCGTCGTAGATAACGAAGAT caaatcATTGAAGTTGTCATCGAGCGCCCTGCTTCTCCTGTAGCCAGCATTGAACTGGCTCCCGATCATGAACTAATCGACTACATTATCAAACGCATACGCAATCAGACGCACAATAACACGGTAATCAATGATTCACTCCTCGCCGAGGTGTCCAAGCTGACCGCTAATGCTGCACAAAACTCTGCTGCCAGCTGGGCACCAAATACAACATCGCCACTCATCTCGCCCAAGCGCATTTATGCCAAGATTAAAAAGATGGAACTGCCGCGACAACGCGACGAGTTCTTGCTCTGGTATCGCACATATCTGGAGCAATTGTTTGTGGTGGAGCAACCCCATAATGGCTGCACAACCAAGTCTAAGACTAAGGAGGAGAGAGGCGCTTCTAAGAAGCAGAGCAATAAACGTGTACGCGCTCAATCACATTCACAGGACTCGAACAATGACGCCGACTTGGCCGAAGCGGATCAAAAAAAGGTGTCACTAAATGGCAACGATCATGAGTGCGAAAATAACGAGAATCCCGAAGAGGAGGCCAGCGCAGCTGCAGCCGAGTCAAGTTTAGACAACAAGTAG
- the LOC117567175 gene encoding dendritic arbor reduction protein 1, producing MHFWIDKRSQQCGFGRSRVAASLSHAGGGLSYGHPPRRSKSSSSSSGSNMINASSSSSGGGSANASGSHSQALASVHRALAPYGGGGDYQSGGAGTSRQATQYGSSNNNSAHANNQQLLLHHNSSNNNNGSSSGGSGSNAMTTTASNNNNANATAASSAAVLTGSGTIVPLVARGSHYHQHSTRYQPRPQQQQQQLQQLQQQQLQQLQQQQHQQQHHYSYNYHHPQFGNMAVPVRQYESQQQHHQQQQHQQHSGVYADDAYSAYHHHHSSSSNSGNNGCSSNSNSTRYATPRRHNSSNNMRHATATASVGTTTSTAPAGGGAATTATPIPPTQTTTQHSSNQLQQQHHALLQHADSQLLPSHLKCGMCASLVLASVFVAGAKFYFDHQGTGLEVLIFCAFSATFFLAACMVSLCRIPKGLLPNRSDGRAVCHSRGINAVGGGAGGGGGGDGNADGDYILELNNVRYLDERQVEISAATAAAAAAGPPPYHIAILLPEQTPTALGKQLPMDESPPPSYDKILV from the exons ATGCATTTCTGGATTGACAAACGGTCGCAACAATGCGGTTTTGGTCGCTCGCGTGTAGCCGCCTCATTGTCGCACGCAGGAGGCGGTCTCAGCTATGGCCATCCGCCGCGTCGCAGCAagtcgagcagcagcagcagcggcagcaacatgATCAACgccagcagtagcagcagcggCGGTGGCAGCGCCAATGccagtggcagccacagccaagCTTTGGCCTCTGTGCATCGGGCATTGGCGCCTTATGGTGGAGGTGGCGATTATCAGTCGGGAGGCGCGGGCACAAGTCGCCAGGCAACGCAAtatggcagcagcaataataatagtgcACATGCCAACAAccagcaattgctgctgcatcacaacagcagcaacaataacaacggcagcagcagcggcggtaGCGGCAGCAATGCCATGACAACAACtgccagcaacaataacaatgccaaTGCAACTGCTGCTTCTTCGGCTGCCGTGTTAACGGGCAGTGGCACCATTGTGCCGCTTGTGGCACGTGGCTCGCATTATCATCAGCATAGCACGCGCTATCAGCCGcgaccacagcagcagcagcagcaactgcaacaattgcagcagcaacaactgcagcagttgcagcaacagcagcaccagcaacaacatcactATAGCTACAACTATCATCATCCGCAGTTTGGCAACATGGCTGTTCCCGTGCGACAATATGagtcacagcagcaacatcatcagcagcaacaacatcagcagcactCGGGAGTCTATGC AGACGATGCCTACAGCGCGTATCACCatcaccacagcagcagcagcaacagcggcaacaacggctgcagcagcaacagcaacagcactcGTTATGCCACGCCGCGACGCCACAAttccagcaacaacatgcgACACGCGACAGCAACTGCATCGGTgggaacaacaacatcaacagcaccAGCAGGGGGAGGAGCAGCCACAACCGCCACGCCCATACCGCCCACACAGACAAcgacacagcacagcagcaatcagctgcagcagcaacatcacgCATTGCTGCAACATGCGGACTCGCAGCTGCTGCCAAGTCATCTGAAATGTGGCATGTGCGCTTCGCTGGTGCTCGCCTCGGTGTTTGTGGCCGGCGCGAAGTTCTACTTTGACCACCAGGGCACCGGGCTGGAGGTGTTGATATTCTGCGCCTTTTCGGCGACATTCTTTCTGGCTGCCTGCATGGTGTCGCTGTGTCGCATCCCCAAAGGATTGCTGCCCAATCGCAGCGATGGCCGTGCCGTGTGTCACAGTCGTGGCATCAATGCTGTTGGCGGTGGCGCtggcggaggcggaggagggGATGGGAATGCGGATGGCGATTATATACTGGAGCTGAATAATGTGCGCTATTTGGATGAGCGACAGGTGGAGATAAGTGCGgcaacggcggcagcagctgccgctggACCGCCGCCATATCATATAGCAATCTTGTTGCCGGAACAGACACCGACGGCGCTGGGCAAGCAGCTGCCAATGGATGAATCACCGCCGCCGTCCTACGATAAGATTCTCGTCTAG